One sulfur-oxidizing endosymbiont of Gigantopelta aegis genomic region harbors:
- a CDS encoding SulP family inorganic anion transporter: protein MIFFNGLHFNNIKGDIYGGLTAAVVALPLAMGMGVTSGAGPMAGIYGAIFVGFFAAIFGGTPAQVSGPTGPMTVVMAVIFVQYTSMFPNDLSHGMALAFTVVIFGGAFQILFGLLKIGRFISLIPHPVVSGFMSGIGVIIILLQLQPLFGQVALSTPLGALIQFPQTLHEPVWLAVILSTMTLAIVYGLPKKITVIIPAPLVALVGGTLVLYFLSNGQIELLKQGDSSTYLMSGVSIIGDIPSGFPGLIFPTIELNLLVDMIKSGLILGALGSIDSLLTSLVADNMTRTYHKPNQELIGQGIGNMVAGAFGGLPGAGATMRTVVNVRAGGMTPISGALHALVLLAIVLGLGSLALFIPKAVLAGILIKVGTDIIDWDYLKQIRHSPIAGVMMMLTVFFLTVFVDLIEAVAIGMVMASFVFMHRMTDLQVKSMHIIRSKEDDESLSDEEAELLDKAKGKILIYKLSGPRSFTSAKNMVQKLSEYTDYDSLILDMHEMTAIDYTSCKAIDEILEGLKLADHQAYITGASLEVNETLEKLKAKRYLKKGHEFNDRTKAICAALAK from the coding sequence ATGATATTTTTTAACGGATTACATTTTAATAACATTAAAGGCGACATTTATGGCGGTTTAACTGCTGCAGTTGTGGCCTTACCACTTGCAATGGGAATGGGTGTTACCTCTGGTGCCGGGCCAATGGCGGGCATTTATGGGGCAATTTTTGTCGGTTTTTTTGCTGCTATCTTTGGTGGCACACCTGCTCAGGTATCAGGTCCAACAGGGCCTATGACAGTTGTTATGGCTGTTATTTTTGTACAATATACATCTATGTTCCCAAACGATCTCTCACATGGCATGGCACTAGCCTTTACTGTGGTTATATTTGGGGGAGCCTTTCAAATCCTCTTTGGTTTGCTCAAAATCGGACGTTTTATTTCTTTAATCCCTCATCCTGTCGTCTCCGGCTTTATGTCGGGTATCGGTGTTATTATTATTTTATTGCAATTACAACCTCTCTTTGGACAAGTTGCTTTATCTACCCCATTAGGTGCACTCATACAGTTCCCTCAAACCTTACATGAACCGGTTTGGCTGGCAGTTATACTTTCCACTATGACTTTGGCCATTGTTTATGGCTTGCCCAAGAAGATCACTGTCATTATACCCGCTCCACTTGTGGCTTTGGTTGGAGGCACTTTGGTATTATATTTTTTGAGTAATGGTCAAATTGAACTTCTTAAGCAGGGTGATTCCTCTACCTACCTAATGTCTGGAGTATCGATTATTGGTGACATACCTTCAGGATTTCCTGGATTGATTTTCCCAACCATTGAATTAAACTTGCTTGTTGATATGATAAAATCGGGATTAATTTTGGGGGCATTAGGCTCGATTGATTCTTTATTGACTTCACTAGTGGCTGATAATATGACTAGAACCTATCATAAGCCCAATCAGGAGTTAATTGGGCAAGGAATTGGTAATATGGTCGCGGGTGCTTTTGGTGGACTACCTGGAGCAGGAGCCACAATGCGCACTGTGGTTAATGTTCGTGCGGGTGGAATGACCCCTATTTCTGGCGCATTACATGCTTTGGTTTTACTGGCGATTGTGCTTGGCCTTGGATCTTTGGCGCTGTTTATCCCTAAAGCGGTATTAGCTGGTATTTTAATTAAAGTTGGGACAGATATTATTGATTGGGATTATTTAAAACAAATTCGCCACTCTCCCATTGCTGGAGTTATGATGATGTTGACAGTCTTCTTTTTGACTGTATTTGTTGATCTAATCGAAGCAGTGGCAATTGGTATGGTTATGGCATCATTTGTTTTTATGCATCGTATGACGGATTTACAAGTTAAATCAATGCATATAATTCGCTCTAAAGAAGATGATGAATCACTCAGTGATGAAGAAGCTGAATTATTGGATAAAGCAAAAGGAAAAATTTTAATTTACAAACTCTCTGGCCCCAGAAGTTTTACTTCGGCTAAGAACATGGTACAAAAACTATCAGAATATACGGATTATGATAGTTTAATTCTTGATATGCATGAAATGACTGCAATTGATTACACGTCCTGCAAGGCCATTGATGAAATACTTGAAGGACTAAAATTGGCCGATCATCAAGCCTATATAACTGGTGCAAGTTTAGAAGTTAACGAAACATTAGAAAAACTCAAAGCCAAACGATATTTAAAGAAAGGGCATGAGTTCAATGATCGTACTAAAGCCATTTGTGCAGCGTTAGCAAAGTGA
- a CDS encoding DUF2914 domain-containing protein — protein sequence MATKISINIDLSQSNRTHSHDDLAPKNKSLTAPVEYKYRYDRIFLFAVITLIIIAVSLYLLFTEEENVDQKTSKSIPAHEIIKERHLTVPPSIPQKPRKHLVSLYYEEINPFETFQFPLKKPTPIPEKPHLAKEIAEPSKPLSDEKIKIEDLQEIEVELKIKVPAPTILNPPQPSKGVNDSTEEPDFIQIYSNDLSRVLLVSNIYKKEPLNKLSYIVTGQEDSAKKTYLFTQIDNRMGQSIEHQWWYKDKMRYQRKFTILGQRWRCYSSKNLGKLQQGKWLIKVVDENGDTLSTVNFKYQTAP from the coding sequence ATGGCGACTAAAATCAGTATCAATATCGATCTGTCCCAATCCAATCGCACTCATTCACACGACGATTTAGCACCTAAGAACAAGAGTCTAACTGCTCCCGTTGAATACAAATACCGATACGACAGAATTTTTTTATTCGCAGTTATCACTTTAATTATTATTGCTGTTAGCCTGTATTTACTTTTTACTGAAGAAGAAAATGTCGATCAGAAAACATCAAAATCCATTCCGGCACATGAAATTATCAAGGAAAGACACCTGACGGTGCCACCTTCTATTCCGCAAAAGCCACGTAAACATCTCGTTTCTCTTTATTATGAAGAAATCAACCCATTTGAAACCTTTCAGTTTCCCCTAAAAAAGCCAACACCCATCCCCGAAAAGCCTCATCTAGCCAAAGAGATAGCAGAGCCCTCTAAACCACTTTCTGACGAGAAGATAAAAATTGAAGACCTTCAGGAGATTGAAGTCGAATTAAAAATAAAAGTGCCTGCTCCTACTATTTTAAATCCTCCTCAGCCAAGCAAAGGAGTCAACGATAGCACGGAAGAACCCGATTTTATTCAAATTTACTCAAATGATCTGAGCCGGGTTTTACTGGTTAGTAATATCTATAAAAAAGAACCCCTCAATAAACTCTCTTACATTGTCACTGGACAGGAAGACAGTGCAAAAAAAACCTATCTTTTCACACAAATTGACAATCGAATGGGTCAAAGCATCGAACATCAATGGTGGTATAAAGACAAAATGCGCTATCAAAGAAAGTTTACAATTCTAGGCCAACGCTGGCGTTGTTATTCCAGTAAAAATCTGGGCAAACTGCAACAAGGAAAGTGGTTAATCAAGGTCGTAGATGAAAATGGTGACACCTTATCAACCGTCAACTTCAAATATCAAACTGCCCCATAA